Proteins found in one Lutimonas zeaxanthinifaciens genomic segment:
- the rsfS gene encoding ribosome silencing factor — MAKKIVSSDLLITEVIKGIEDVKGENISIIDLREIENTVCEYFILCDGTSNTQVSAIAASVQKNVSKSLKDKPWHVEGESNAEWILIDYVNVVVHVFQKHVREFYKLEELWGDGKITNIENAY; from the coding sequence ATGGCAAAAAAAATAGTTAGTTCGGATCTTTTGATCACAGAAGTTATAAAGGGAATTGAAGACGTAAAAGGAGAAAATATTTCTATAATTGATCTAAGAGAAATTGAAAATACTGTTTGTGAATACTTTATTTTGTGTGACGGGACCTCCAACACACAGGTTAGTGCCATAGCAGCCTCTGTTCAAAAAAATGTAAGCAAGAGTCTTAAAGACAAACCCTGGCACGTTGAAGGGGAAAGCAATGCGGAATGGATTTTGATCGATTATGTGAACGTGGTTGTTCATGTGTTTCAAAAGCATGTCAGAGAATTCTACAAGTTGGAGGAACTTTGGGGTGATGGCAAAATTACAAACATTGAAAACGCTTATTAA